From a single Bacillus pseudomycoides DSM 12442 genomic region:
- a CDS encoding sensor histidine kinase, whose protein sequence is MKNKSMFQRTRIQLTVLNSLVFIILIGVLGSIIYGYTYNRIYSGVDNSLEMFKAKEKKHSKSNPKGSVKDIRIGDPRITVLLWHGKKVALIDKNPKFVDPVFEENALAFFPEQLEGFQDIEIKGKSFRALAFQHNTEFGQMTVQFVRDTTAERDMLHTLLLILIVGCSIGSLCAIGMGFFLAGKALVPIRNSWEKQQQFVSDASHELRTPLAVIQSKTDVLFQSPSATIEEKAIDISTISKECRRLSKLVANLLLLARSDSNQIEMYKKEFALDELLTEVVDPYTEIAAYQEKKMTLEIESKVSFIGDRERIHQMVVILLDNAMKYTDVGGTIQVACMQTNSSITIQVKDNGIGIKEEEIPKLFDRFYQGDKARTKAEGAGLGLSIASWIVEKHHGKIKVESKMNEGTCFEVILPKNQRI, encoded by the coding sequence ATGAAAAATAAGAGTATGTTTCAAAGAACCCGCATTCAACTTACCGTGTTAAATTCATTAGTGTTTATTATATTAATTGGAGTTCTAGGGAGTATTATCTATGGCTATACATATAATCGTATTTATAGTGGAGTAGATAATTCGCTAGAAATGTTTAAAGCAAAAGAGAAGAAACATTCTAAGTCTAATCCAAAAGGATCCGTTAAGGATATTCGTATTGGAGATCCGAGGATTACTGTACTGTTATGGCATGGAAAAAAAGTAGCCCTAATAGATAAGAATCCTAAATTTGTTGATCCTGTTTTTGAAGAAAATGCTTTAGCGTTTTTCCCAGAACAATTAGAGGGTTTTCAGGATATTGAAATCAAAGGGAAGAGTTTTCGAGCGTTGGCTTTTCAGCATAATACTGAATTTGGACAAATGACAGTTCAATTTGTACGCGATACAACAGCAGAAAGGGATATGTTGCATACGTTACTGCTAATTCTTATAGTTGGATGCAGTATAGGAAGTTTATGTGCAATTGGGATGGGATTTTTCTTAGCTGGAAAAGCTCTTGTACCAATTCGTAATTCTTGGGAAAAGCAACAACAGTTTGTTTCTGATGCATCTCATGAATTAAGAACACCACTAGCGGTCATTCAATCTAAAACGGATGTACTATTTCAGTCTCCTTCCGCCACGATAGAGGAAAAGGCAATTGATATTTCTACAATTTCAAAGGAGTGTAGAAGGTTATCGAAGCTTGTTGCTAATTTATTATTATTAGCTCGTTCGGATTCGAATCAAATTGAAATGTATAAAAAGGAATTTGCATTAGATGAATTATTAACGGAAGTAGTAGATCCTTATACAGAAATTGCTGCGTATCAAGAGAAAAAGATGACATTGGAAATCGAATCTAAAGTATCTTTTATTGGTGATAGAGAACGAATTCATCAAATGGTGGTAATTTTATTAGACAATGCGATGAAATATACTGATGTGGGCGGAACGATTCAAGTAGCATGCATGCAAACCAATAGTTCAATTACGATTCAGGTAAAAGACAATGGAATTGGAATAAAAGAAGAAGAGATTCCAAAGTTATTTGACCGTTTTTATCAAGGAGATAAGGCAAGAACGAAGGCAGAAGGTGCTGGTTTAGGTCTTTCAATTGCCAGCTGGATTGTAGAAAAGCATCATGGGAAAATAAAAGTAGAGAGTAAAATGAATGAAGGTACTTGTTTTGAAGTGATTTTACCTAAAAATCAAAGAATATAA
- a CDS encoding C39 family peptidase, whose protein sequence is MKRKWKVYICLIVLGIFICSVYMKRSGIMPVTKRVENVKRIVSNKFVQKESGKNQLVTPVAQAKKKKTLGNADEEKVLLQNVPFIQQLPELDRGCEVTSLAMMLQYAGVSVGKMTLADEIQKVAFSNDGVRGNPHEGFVGNIYTFSESGYGVYHEPLFQLANKYLPNQVVDLTGENINEIYKTVKEGKPVVMITNATYAPLDENEFDTWETDAGNVSITYNEHCILLIGYDKELVYIHDPLSDTASVSVPRESFEQAWVQMGSQAISYVQNSK, encoded by the coding sequence ATGAAGCGAAAGTGGAAGGTGTATATATGTTTGATTGTATTAGGGATATTTATCTGTAGTGTATATATGAAACGGAGCGGCATAATGCCTGTTACTAAACGTGTAGAAAATGTAAAGAGAATCGTCTCAAACAAATTTGTTCAAAAGGAAAGCGGTAAGAATCAGCTTGTCACTCCAGTTGCGCAAGCAAAAAAGAAAAAGACGCTGGGGAATGCAGATGAAGAAAAAGTATTATTGCAAAATGTACCTTTTATCCAGCAGTTACCAGAGTTAGATAGAGGCTGCGAAGTAACTAGCTTAGCCATGATGTTACAGTACGCAGGTGTTTCAGTAGGTAAGATGACGCTGGCAGATGAAATACAGAAAGTTGCCTTTTCAAATGATGGTGTACGCGGTAATCCACATGAAGGGTTTGTAGGGAATATTTATACTTTTTCTGAATCAGGATATGGTGTGTATCATGAACCGCTTTTTCAGTTAGCAAATAAATACTTACCAAATCAAGTTGTTGATTTAACAGGTGAAAATATAAATGAAATTTATAAAACTGTAAAAGAGGGCAAGCCAGTTGTTATGATTACAAATGCAACATATGCTCCTTTGGATGAAAATGAATTTGATACATGGGAAACAGATGCAGGTAATGTCTCTATTACGTACAATGAACATTGTATTCTTCTTATTGGTTATGATAAGGAGTTAGTTTATATTCATGATCCGCTTAGTGATACTGCAAGTGTAAGTGTTCCACGCGAAAGCTTTGAACAGGCATGGGTACAGATGGGGAGTCAAGCTATTAGTTATGTGCAAAATTCAAAGTGA
- a CDS encoding sensor histidine kinase — protein MRKRKKLLSLWKTITLLVCTVILLSLLVTDILISHNVERTTEESQAEKAKTIARIVANSPLVIDALAGRKDISEIQTYTNRLLKNTDVQFIVVMDMNGIRKSHPDPQKIGHHFVGGDEGIALKGKEHVSMAEGTLGISMRVFVPVFSETREQMGVVAVGISADNVHERIKESRYIIYIGVGVGILVGIIGAILLARHIKKILFDLEPSEIAKILEERNTMLQSVKEGIIAVDKDARVTLINNEAKRLFKKSGLEEDFIGKDVEKYMPNSCIKEVLQTGKAQLYEEQNLYGITIVTNRVPLYVKGEIVGAIATFRDKTEIRQLAEQLTDIQLYAEALRAQSHEFMNKMHVVLGLTHMKHYEQLETYISNMVSEHQYEIGGVMRKIKNPVFAGFMLGKLSYAREKSIQLIVSENSYLPEPYDESIIHELITIVGNLIDNALDAVINCQYKRVDISIQYHDKMIITVKDTGVGIRQEEIDKLFVKGYSSKGENRGYGLYLVKDSLKRINGDIQVESLLGKGTTITIEIPYKSRDEIGI, from the coding sequence ATGAGAAAAAGAAAAAAATTATTAAGTTTATGGAAAACGATTACGTTGCTGGTATGTACTGTTATTTTACTTTCTTTACTTGTAACAGATATATTAATTAGTCATAATGTCGAACGTACGACGGAAGAAAGTCAAGCTGAAAAAGCAAAAACAATCGCGCGTATTGTAGCAAATTCACCACTTGTAATTGATGCTTTGGCAGGAAGAAAAGATATATCTGAAATTCAAACGTATACAAATCGGTTGTTAAAAAATACAGATGTTCAATTTATCGTGGTCATGGATATGAATGGCATTCGCAAATCTCACCCAGATCCTCAAAAAATCGGCCATCACTTTGTAGGGGGAGATGAAGGGATAGCCTTAAAAGGAAAAGAACATGTATCAATGGCAGAAGGAACATTGGGAATCTCTATGCGAGTGTTTGTACCTGTTTTTTCTGAAACGAGAGAACAAATGGGGGTTGTTGCTGTCGGAATTTCAGCTGATAATGTGCATGAGAGGATAAAAGAGAGTAGATACATTATTTATATCGGTGTCGGTGTTGGAATCTTAGTTGGAATTATAGGTGCTATTTTATTAGCTAGACATATTAAGAAAATTTTATTTGATCTTGAACCTAGCGAAATCGCAAAAATTTTAGAAGAACGGAATACGATGTTACAATCTGTTAAAGAAGGAATTATTGCTGTCGATAAAGATGCGAGAGTTACTTTAATTAATAACGAAGCGAAACGGTTATTTAAGAAAAGTGGTCTCGAAGAAGATTTTATTGGTAAAGATGTTGAGAAGTATATGCCCAACTCATGTATAAAAGAAGTGTTACAAACTGGGAAAGCACAATTGTATGAGGAACAAAATCTTTATGGAATTACCATTGTTACAAATAGAGTTCCTTTATATGTTAAAGGAGAAATTGTTGGTGCTATTGCAACATTTCGTGATAAAACAGAGATTAGGCAATTAGCAGAACAATTAACGGATATTCAACTTTATGCAGAAGCGCTCAGGGCACAATCTCATGAGTTTATGAATAAGATGCATGTTGTATTAGGGCTTACACATATGAAGCATTATGAACAATTAGAGACCTATATTAGTAACATGGTCTCGGAGCATCAATATGAAATTGGTGGTGTGATGCGAAAAATAAAAAATCCTGTATTTGCAGGATTTATGCTTGGTAAACTTAGTTACGCAAGGGAAAAGAGTATACAACTCATTGTAAGCGAAAATTCTTACTTACCAGAGCCATATGATGAAAGTATTATTCATGAACTCATTACAATTGTAGGAAATTTAATTGATAATGCATTAGATGCGGTGATAAATTGTCAATATAAGCGAGTAGATATTTCTATTCAATATCATGATAAGATGATTATCACAGTTAAAGATACAGGAGTTGGAATCCGGCAAGAAGAAATTGACAAATTATTTGTCAAAGGGTATTCCTCAAAAGGAGAAAATCGAGGATATGGTTTGTATCTTGTAAAGGATAGTTTAAAGCGAATAAATGGGGATATACAGGTAGAGTCTTTGTTAGGGAAGGGAACGACTATAACCATTGAAATACCATACAAAAGTAGGGATGAGATAGGGATATGA
- a CDS encoding response regulator, whose protein sequence is MIKVLIVEDDPMVAMLNKHYLEQVGGFELVHIANSVKEAVEILKESSIDFILLDIFMPVDTGFELLLHIRNQEKEIDVIMISAVHDMGSIKKALQYGVVDYLIKPFTFERFKEALTAYREKFIFMKEQQKISQSELDTLILQKEKVETYVNKELPKGLTRQTLQLIWKQIESLHGQAFTTDEMAQLVGISRVSIRKYVMFLTEIGVLENEMVYQHVGRPVSKLRCIDENKIRLYV, encoded by the coding sequence ATGATCAAAGTTTTGATTGTAGAAGATGATCCAATGGTAGCGATGTTAAATAAGCATTATTTAGAGCAAGTAGGAGGGTTTGAACTTGTTCATATAGCTAATTCTGTGAAAGAAGCAGTAGAGATATTAAAGGAATCGTCTATAGATTTCATATTGCTTGATATTTTTATGCCTGTTGATACAGGATTTGAATTGCTACTGCATATTCGGAATCAAGAAAAAGAAATTGATGTTATCATGATTTCAGCTGTGCATGATATGGGAAGTATTAAAAAAGCACTTCAATATGGGGTTGTTGATTATTTAATTAAACCATTTACATTTGAAAGGTTTAAGGAAGCATTAACCGCATATCGAGAAAAATTTATCTTTATGAAAGAACAGCAAAAAATTAGCCAGTCTGAATTAGATACGTTGATTTTACAAAAAGAAAAAGTAGAAACTTATGTGAATAAAGAGCTGCCAAAAGGGCTAACAAGACAAACATTACAGTTAATTTGGAAGCAAATAGAATCACTTCATGGACAAGCATTTACAACAGATGAAATGGCTCAATTAGTTGGAATTTCAAGAGTGTCTATTCGAAAGTATGTAATGTTCTTAACTGAAATTGGAGTTTTAGAAAATGAAATGGTTTATCAACATGTGGGGAGACCAGTAAGTAAATTACGATGCATCGATGAAAACAAAATACGTTTGTATGTATAA
- a CDS encoding 2-hydroxycarboxylate transporter family protein has translation MGIQKKVEAVSPVETTEVEQKSFVSKIMNIKIGVIPLPLYIVLAAIIYGASVYNKLPADMIGGFAVIMIMGIFLGDIGMRIPILKNIGGPAILSLFIPSLLVFFNWMNPASMEAATMLMKKSNFLYLYISCLVVGSVLGMNRKVLVQGFVRMFIPLVVGTIASIAVGLLVGSLFGFEMKRTFFFIIVPIVSGGIGEGILPLSLAYSDILNQSSATFVSQLVPAAVIGNMFAIVSAGYMKRLGEKKPELSGNGALVKTGDQDELLKEQNTEKPIDFSLMGAGLLIACTFFIFGGFASKFIGIPGAIIMIFSAALVKYFKLMPAKMEQGAYHLYKFISTSLTWPLMVGLGLLYIPLKDVAAVLSVGYVVVCASVVLTMITTGFLVGKVMKMYPVESAIVTGCHSGLGGTGDVAILSASNRMELMPFAQISTRLGGAAMVVTATILLKMFS, from the coding sequence ATGGGGATTCAAAAAAAAGTGGAAGCGGTATCACCCGTGGAAACAACAGAGGTGGAACAAAAGTCTTTTGTTTCGAAAATTATGAATATTAAAATTGGTGTTATACCTTTACCGTTATATATCGTATTAGCAGCTATTATTTATGGAGCATCTGTATATAACAAATTACCTGCTGATATGATTGGTGGATTTGCAGTCATTATGATCATGGGGATTTTCTTAGGTGATATTGGGATGAGGATTCCGATTTTAAAAAATATTGGTGGACCAGCAATTCTTTCATTATTTATTCCATCTTTACTAGTGTTTTTTAATTGGATGAATCCAGCTTCAATGGAAGCAGCGACGATGCTAATGAAAAAGTCGAACTTTTTATATTTATATATTTCTTGTTTAGTAGTCGGAAGTGTTTTAGGAATGAACCGTAAAGTGTTAGTACAAGGGTTTGTTCGCATGTTTATTCCGTTAGTTGTAGGAACAATTGCTTCTATTGCAGTTGGATTATTAGTTGGATCATTATTTGGATTTGAAATGAAGCGAACGTTCTTCTTTATCATTGTACCAATTGTGAGCGGTGGTATCGGAGAAGGTATTTTACCACTTTCCTTAGCTTACAGTGACATTTTAAATCAATCATCAGCAACATTTGTATCTCAGCTTGTGCCAGCAGCGGTTATCGGAAATATGTTTGCGATTGTAAGCGCTGGATATATGAAGCGCTTAGGTGAGAAAAAACCAGAGCTTAGCGGTAATGGTGCATTGGTAAAAACAGGTGATCAAGATGAATTATTAAAAGAACAAAATACAGAAAAACCAATTGACTTCTCATTAATGGGAGCAGGTTTATTAATTGCATGTACGTTCTTTATTTTCGGTGGATTTGCTTCTAAATTTATTGGTATTCCAGGGGCAATCATTATGATCTTTTCAGCAGCACTTGTAAAATACTTTAAATTAATGCCAGCAAAAATGGAGCAAGGTGCATATCACTTATATAAATTTATTTCGACAAGCTTAACGTGGCCATTAATGGTTGGTTTAGGATTGTTATATATCCCATTAAAAGATGTAGCAGCTGTTCTTTCAGTTGGATATGTTGTGGTGTGTGCATCAGTAGTATTAACAATGATAACGACTGGTTTCCTTGTTGGGAAAGTCATGAAAATGTACCCAGTTGAATCTGCGATTGTAACAGGATGCCATAGCGGATTAGGCGGAACTGGAGACGTTGCGATTTTATCAGCTTCAAATCGTATGGAATTAATGCCATTTGCGCAAATTTCCACGCGTTTGGGCGGTGCTGCAATGGTCGTAACAGCAACAATTTTATTAAAAATGTTTTCGTAA
- a CDS encoding NAD(P)-dependent malic enzyme: protein MLESQINERSLLLHKELVGKIEITSKVEVNSADDLSLTYTPGVAESCKAIAADEETAYDYTARGNMVAVVSDGTAVLGLGDIGPKAAMPVMEGKSILFKKFANVDAFPLCLGTTDVDEIVTIVKNLEPTFAGINLEDIAAPRCFEIEKRLKEETNIPVFHDDQHGTAIVVLAAVINALKVVNKQMDAVKIVINGAGSAGIAIAKLLLQAGAQHITLVSLEGIVCEGESWMNPAQIEIAKKTNREYIRGTLKEAIHEADIFIGVSAPNVLTTELVQTMSEKPIVFAMANPIPEIYPEDALKAGAVVVGTGRSDYPNQVNNVLAFPGIFRGALDVRATDVTEEMKLAAAYGIANIITDEERNENYVIPNPLDKRVVPSVAAAVAKAAIESGVAQITKMPSYLK from the coding sequence ATGTTAGAAAGTCAAATTAATGAACGTTCATTATTACTTCATAAAGAATTGGTAGGGAAAATTGAAATTACAAGTAAAGTAGAAGTAAATTCAGCAGATGATTTAAGTTTGACATATACACCAGGAGTGGCTGAGTCTTGTAAAGCGATCGCTGCAGATGAAGAAACAGCTTATGACTATACAGCGCGCGGTAATATGGTTGCAGTTGTTTCGGATGGAACAGCAGTACTTGGATTAGGTGATATTGGCCCGAAAGCAGCTATGCCTGTTATGGAAGGAAAAAGTATTTTATTTAAAAAGTTTGCGAATGTAGATGCATTTCCGCTTTGTCTTGGAACGACTGATGTAGATGAAATCGTAACCATTGTTAAAAACTTAGAACCTACATTTGCAGGTATTAATTTAGAAGATATTGCAGCGCCGCGCTGTTTTGAAATTGAAAAGCGCTTAAAAGAAGAAACAAATATTCCGGTGTTTCATGATGACCAACATGGAACAGCAATTGTTGTTTTAGCTGCGGTTATTAATGCGTTAAAAGTTGTAAACAAACAGATGGATGCAGTGAAAATTGTCATTAATGGTGCTGGTTCGGCAGGGATAGCAATTGCTAAATTACTGTTACAAGCTGGAGCGCAGCATATTACATTAGTAAGTTTAGAAGGAATTGTTTGTGAGGGTGAATCATGGATGAATCCGGCACAAATAGAGATTGCAAAGAAAACAAATCGCGAATATATACGTGGAACATTAAAAGAAGCGATTCATGAAGCTGACATTTTTATCGGTGTATCTGCTCCTAATGTGTTAACAACAGAACTTGTACAGACAATGAGTGAAAAACCAATTGTGTTTGCAATGGCGAATCCAATCCCAGAAATATACCCAGAGGATGCACTAAAGGCTGGTGCTGTTGTAGTTGGAACAGGGCGTTCTGATTATCCAAACCAAGTAAATAACGTGTTGGCATTTCCTGGTATATTCCGTGGGGCATTAGATGTACGTGCAACAGATGTTACAGAGGAAATGAAATTAGCTGCAGCATATGGGATCGCTAACATCATTACTGATGAAGAACGTAATGAAAACTATGTAATTCCGAATCCGCTAGATAAAAGAGTTGTCCCAAGTGTTGCAGCTGCAGTAGCAAAAGCAGCAATTGAATCAGGAGTAGCGCAAATTACAAAAATGCCAAGTTATTTAAAATAA
- a CDS encoding DUF4871 domain-containing protein, with protein sequence MKKIGTVLLFSCIITACTSLGQNSKEPIKEITEISKPQTNAPTFFHLSVLKDVYWQESPSFVEGKMPLKGIEGKIAIADSTFIANEKNKQMWFFLDPQMPSGKLSIIALKQGSTTPTPVLFPDEASEQTWTTPTPIHSNTKELPLLMSLSSPGLWVLNVYIDEKYYEQIVIHVEKSDKA encoded by the coding sequence ATGAAAAAAATTGGAACCGTGCTACTTTTCTCCTGTATCATCACTGCCTGTACCTCACTAGGGCAAAATTCCAAGGAACCGATAAAAGAAATAACCGAAATCTCTAAACCTCAAACTAACGCACCCACCTTTTTTCACCTTAGTGTCTTAAAGGATGTTTACTGGCAAGAAAGCCCTTCCTTTGTAGAAGGAAAGATGCCGTTAAAAGGTATTGAAGGAAAGATTGCAATTGCAGATAGTACTTTCATTGCCAATGAGAAAAATAAACAGATGTGGTTCTTCCTCGATCCACAAATGCCATCTGGTAAACTATCTATTATTGCTCTAAAACAAGGATCTACAACACCCACTCCCGTACTCTTTCCAGATGAAGCTTCTGAACAGACTTGGACTACTCCTACTCCCATTCATTCAAATACAAAAGAACTACCCCTTCTTATGTCACTGTCTTCCCCCGGATTATGGGTATTAAATGTATATATTGATGAGAAATATTATGAGCAAATTGTTATTCATGTAGAAAAGAGTGACAAAGCTTAA
- a CDS encoding DMT family transporter, translating to MNNNRRLGLIMIITGATLWGVSGPMIQWLFQHTKVSSIDFLVIRLLLAGVFILCFLLTKKQNIFRIWQHPRHLLQLIIFSILGMLGAQYAFIETVHISNAVTATLFQFLGPVLITIYVAVQHKKLPSIMQVLAIVSALTGTYFIITNGSAQNIVLSKEAILFGVLTAIGFAFYTLHPASLIKQWGTTLIIGWGMLIGGLALFICNRSFEWKQLSQTFTLQTFSMLILIIVSGTLSFLLYIGSLKYLSATETSILSSIEPLVAAIVSITWLKESFGAYQLLGGVCIVIAVIFLTMPAKDAEPTFTTEQI from the coding sequence ATGAACAATAACAGACGACTCGGCCTCATTATGATTATTACAGGAGCTACTTTATGGGGAGTATCAGGTCCGATGATTCAGTGGCTTTTTCAACATACTAAGGTATCATCTATCGATTTTTTAGTAATTCGCCTATTGCTTGCTGGGGTCTTTATTTTATGTTTCTTACTTACCAAAAAACAAAATATATTTCGTATTTGGCAACACCCACGCCATCTTTTACAACTTATCATTTTCTCTATTCTCGGGATGCTTGGCGCACAGTATGCTTTTATCGAAACAGTGCATATTAGCAACGCTGTTACCGCTACTCTATTTCAATTTTTAGGGCCAGTTCTCATTACTATTTATGTTGCAGTGCAACATAAAAAGCTTCCTTCCATTATGCAAGTATTGGCAATTGTCTCTGCCCTGACAGGAACATACTTTATCATTACAAATGGATCCGCCCAAAATATTGTCTTATCGAAAGAAGCGATTTTATTTGGGGTGTTAACAGCAATTGGTTTTGCCTTTTACACGCTGCACCCAGCTTCCCTTATTAAACAATGGGGGACGACTCTTATTATTGGCTGGGGTATGTTAATCGGGGGTCTTGCACTATTTATTTGTAATCGCTCCTTCGAATGGAAACAACTTTCACAAACCTTTACGTTGCAAACATTCTCTATGCTAATTCTAATCATTGTAAGTGGAACACTTTCTTTCCTTCTTTACATTGGTAGTCTAAAATATTTATCAGCAACAGAGACAAGTATTTTATCTAGTATTGAACCGCTTGTAGCAGCTATTGTTTCCATCACTTGGCTAAAAGAATCTTTCGGAGCATACCAATTACTAGGCGGTGTGTGTATCGTCATTGCTGTTATTTTCTTAACAATGCCAGCAAAAGATGCAGAGCCTACATTTACAACTGAACAAATATAG
- a CDS encoding PLP-dependent aminotransferase family protein: MLELTPNLNMEEKIPLYVQLYEYIKAEIRSGKIPPLTKLPAKRKLAAHLEVSKNTVESAYEQLLAEGYIESVSRKGYFVCEIEQMIHTVKKREVVKEVLHREQKYKYDFTQTGVDVNAFPFSVYRKISNEVWQLENKDLLFLGHPQGEASLREEMAKYLYESRGVRCSASQIVIGAGTQFLIRMLFQLLKGSHFAVENPGYHRKLVTFEKGEENVQMLSLDEDGICISDLEGSNANVVFVSPSHQFPCGMIMPIKRRMQLLQWAQGERGRYIIEDDYDSEFRYSGKPIPALQGLDTEGNVIYMGTFSKALLPSLRMSYMVLPKQLIELYQTQYLFYTQSVSRIDQEIIRRFLNEGYWEKHIHKMRVVYRKKRDALVSAIERYFSNKVEVIGEDSGLHILLKVHNEMLEEEELIKRAAENSIKVYPVSMYYKEGTTSKNTVLLGFAILSEAEIEEAIQLLYNAWFAM, translated from the coding sequence ATGTTAGAATTAACACCAAATTTGAATATGGAGGAAAAAATCCCACTGTATGTACAGTTATACGAGTATATAAAAGCAGAAATAAGAAGTGGAAAAATCCCTCCTTTGACGAAGCTCCCAGCAAAAAGAAAGTTAGCGGCGCATTTAGAGGTAAGTAAAAATACAGTGGAATCGGCATATGAACAGCTTCTTGCAGAAGGATATATTGAATCAGTTTCACGTAAGGGGTATTTTGTATGTGAAATTGAACAAATGATACATACAGTGAAAAAAAGAGAAGTTGTTAAGGAAGTACTGCATAGGGAACAGAAATATAAATATGATTTTACACAAACAGGTGTAGATGTAAATGCATTTCCATTCTCGGTTTATCGGAAGATTTCAAACGAGGTATGGCAACTAGAAAATAAGGATCTACTCTTTCTTGGCCATCCCCAAGGTGAAGCGAGTTTGCGTGAAGAGATGGCGAAATATTTATATGAATCAAGAGGTGTGAGATGTTCAGCAAGTCAAATTGTAATAGGGGCCGGAACACAATTTTTAATAAGAATGTTGTTTCAGCTGCTAAAGGGAAGTCATTTTGCAGTTGAAAATCCAGGATATCACCGGAAATTGGTTACCTTTGAGAAAGGAGAAGAAAATGTTCAGATGCTCTCGCTTGATGAGGATGGGATTTGTATTTCAGATTTAGAAGGTAGTAATGCAAATGTTGTGTTCGTTTCTCCATCTCATCAATTTCCGTGTGGAATGATTATGCCAATTAAAAGAAGGATGCAACTATTACAATGGGCACAAGGGGAGCGTGGACGTTATATTATCGAAGATGATTATGATAGTGAGTTTCGTTACTCTGGAAAGCCGATTCCAGCATTGCAAGGGCTTGATACAGAGGGAAATGTAATTTATATGGGAACATTTTCAAAAGCATTGCTTCCATCATTACGTATGAGCTACATGGTGCTGCCTAAACAGCTAATTGAGTTGTATCAAACACAATATTTATTTTATACACAAAGTGTTTCAAGAATCGATCAAGAAATCATTAGAAGGTTTTTAAATGAAGGATATTGGGAAAAACATATTCATAAGATGCGAGTCGTTTATCGGAAAAAGAGAGATGCTCTTGTCTCAGCGATAGAAAGGTACTTTTCTAATAAGGTGGAAGTAATCGGAGAAGATTCTGGCTTACATATCTTATTAAAGGTTCACAATGAAATGTTAGAAGAAGAAGAATTAATAAAAAGAGCAGCTGAAAATAGTATAAAAGTATATCCAGTTTCTATGTACTATAAAGAAGGGACTACTTCAAAAAATACAGTTTTACTTGGATTTGCTATTTTATCAGAGGCAGAGATTGAAGAGGCAATTCAGTTGTTATATAATGCGTGGTTTGCAATGTAA
- a CDS encoding GNAT family N-acetyltransferase: MEIHVLTKQEAEIYLELRVEGLKQNPEAFSSSYEDIINKECPIEYKAQKLAQDENYTLGAFKDGKLIGVATLETKPYVKQEHKAKIGSVYVSPKARGLGAGKSLIKECIELAKTLEVEQVMLDVVVGNDGAKKLYESLGFKTFGVQERSLKYNGQYWDEEHMVLFLDEEN; encoded by the coding sequence TTGGAAATCCATGTATTAACAAAACAAGAGGCAGAAATTTACTTAGAACTTCGTGTAGAAGGATTAAAACAAAATCCAGAGGCTTTTAGTTCTTCTTATGAAGATATTATTAATAAAGAATGCCCGATTGAGTATAAAGCACAGAAATTAGCACAAGATGAAAACTATACACTAGGTGCATTTAAAGACGGTAAATTAATCGGGGTTGCAACCTTGGAAACGAAACCATACGTAAAACAAGAACATAAAGCAAAGATCGGTTCAGTATATGTATCTCCAAAAGCGCGTGGGCTTGGAGCAGGAAAATCCCTCATTAAAGAGTGTATTGAACTTGCAAAAACATTAGAAGTAGAACAAGTTATGCTTGATGTTGTTGTCGGAAACGATGGTGCAAAAAAACTTTACGAATCATTAGGATTTAAAACATTTGGTGTACAAGAGCGCTCTTTAAAATATAACGGCCAGTACTGGGATGAAGAGCATATGGTTTTATTCTTAGATGAAGAAAACTAA